The following are encoded in a window of Nomia melanderi isolate GNS246 chromosome 6, iyNomMela1, whole genome shotgun sequence genomic DNA:
- the LOC116427969 gene encoding uncharacterized protein LOC116427969 — MSGNCCNFAILLMTIFLAIAYTTPLQYRIVVDDYGYNDYRSYQPPTKFDRPIVVKALEKPKNQQDFSKIPGIPGVDFPLYHTVPPTSFSCAHVPFAPGMYANVETGCQAYHICHDGREGHQGASFLCTNGTLFNQREFACDWWYNVNCADAPSLYNINLDPDKNPYLPKQKKEALPKHMRIVVV; from the exons ATGTCGGGGAACTGTTGCAACTTTGCTATACTGCTGATGACCATCTTCTTGGCGATAGCGTACACAACGCCTCTTCAG TATCGTATAGTGGTCGACGATTATGGTTACAACGACTATCGAAGCTATCAACCGCCCACAAAATTCGATCGACCGATAGTCGTGAAGGCCTTAGAGAAACCGAAAAACCAGCAAGACTTTAGCAAAATTCCGGGTATACCCGGCGTAGACTTTCCTTTGTATCACACCGTACCGCCGACAAGTTTTTCCTGTGCGCACGTTCCATTCGCGCCGGGAATGTACGCGAACGTGGAAACCGGTTGTCAG GCCTATCACATTTGTCATGATGGCCGTGAAGGTCATCAAGGTGCATCTTTCCTATGCACGAACGGAACTCTCTTCAATCAACGAGAATTTGCTTGTGATTGGTGGTATAACGTAAACTGTGCTGACGCTCCATCGTTGTACAA CATAAACTTAGATCCGGACAAGAATCCTTACTTGCCAAAACAAAAAAAGGAGGCGCTGCCAAAGCACATGAGGATCGTTGTGGTTTAA
- the LOC116427968 gene encoding uncharacterized protein LOC116427968: MKTFETGCWSCLALIAVLLIAHVDSAKQKRQIFREQVLPALGGKIPEEAFRTDRLALNRLNKEGITVPDGVFLDARHVHKHTQHVQTVPEAIKVYLTPDGRYVPPEGQFQYNQAKTIDTTYVIRAPHTQTNSRKLSSNFASNKHRNFQKSQSYSNYKQIAPIIVPASPGIYTPIVTPLVLPGNTDLLDETYLPAWNVRYDWEAVYQPLDDYFVNNIALFNSHQIISDYQGFLNKFHERSSRHIQPYSAKSNRNNHPSIRKQEARNTGANSKATSYQNVRFDVDNTVSRYTNLTSIPETNFACNGRRGMIADVETYCQVFYDCSSWSRTATLCPAGTAFSETKKRCEWWSTVQCKRENQ, encoded by the exons ATGAAGACATTTGAAACCGGATGTTGGTCCTGTCTAGCATTGATTGCTGTATTACTCATAGCACACGTCGACTCAGCAAAG CAAAAGCGACAAATATTCAGGGAACAAGTGTTACCAGCGTTAGGTGGTAAAATTCCAGAGGAAGCTTTCAGGACCGATCGTTTGGCGTTAAATCGGTTGAACAAAGAAGGCATCACCGTGCCTGACGGCGTGTTCTTAGATGCCCGACATGTACATAAACATACGCAACATGTTCAGACAGTGCCAGAAGCAATAAAG GTATATCTGACACCGGACGGTCGATACGTGCCGCCAGAAGGGCAATTCCAGTACAACCAGGCTAAAACGATCGACACGACATACGTTATCCGTGCCCCTCACACGCAGACCAACAGCCGTAAACTCTCGAGCAACTTCGCCAGCAATAAACATCGAAATTTCCAGAAATCACAAAGTTACTCGAACTACAAGCAAATCGCTCCCATTATAGTACCAGCGTCGCCTGGAATTTATACACCCATCGTGACACCTTTGGTGCTACCTGGTAACACTGATTTGCTGGACGAAACTTATTTACCAGCTTGGAACGTTCGATACGATTGGGAGGCTGTCTACCAGCCGCTGGATGATTATTTCGTCAACAACATTGCACTGTTCAATTCCCATCAG ATAATAAGCGACTACCAAGGATTCCTAAATAAGTTTCACGAACGATCTTCGAGACACATCCAGCCTTACTCGGCGAAGTCGAATCGTAATAATCATCCATCAATTAGGAAACAAGAAGCAAGAAACACTGGTGCCAATTCGAAAGCAACGTCTTATCAGAATGTACGATTCGATGTCGATAATACAGTTTCTCGTTACACGAATCTCACTAGCATTCCGGAAACTAATTTCGCATGTAATGGCAGAAGGGGTATGATTGCAGACGTTGAAACTTATTGCCAG GTTTTCTATGACTGCTCTAGTTGGTCGAGGACTGCTACACTTTGCCCTGCAGGCACTGCAttcagcgaaacgaagaagcgTTGCGAATGGTGGAGTACGGTACAATGTAAAcgagaaaatcaataa